The following proteins come from a genomic window of Streptomyces sp. NBC_00539:
- a CDS encoding phosphoribosyltransferase produces the protein MSEVRENLTYDGFGRAVRELAQTIADDGYEPDIILSIARGGVFVAGGLAYALDCKNIHLVNVEFYTGVGTTLEMPVMLAPVPEAIDFTAKKVLIADDVADTGKTLKLVHDFCLGTVAEVRSAVIYEKSHSLVKCEYVWKKTDEWVNFPWSVEPPVVKREGQVLDA, from the coding sequence ATGAGCGAAGTACGCGAGAACCTGACCTACGACGGGTTCGGGCGCGCCGTGCGCGAGCTGGCGCAGACCATCGCCGACGACGGCTACGAGCCCGACATCATCCTCAGCATCGCCCGTGGCGGCGTCTTCGTCGCCGGCGGACTGGCGTACGCGCTGGACTGCAAGAACATCCACCTGGTCAACGTGGAGTTCTACACGGGCGTCGGCACGACGCTGGAGATGCCGGTCATGCTGGCACCGGTCCCCGAGGCGATCGACTTCACCGCCAAGAAGGTGCTGATCGCCGACGACGTCGCCGACACCGGCAAGACGCTCAAGCTGGTGCACGACTTCTGCCTGGGGACGGTGGCCGAGGTCCGGTCGGCCGTCATCTACGAGAAGTCGCACTCGCTCGTGAAGTGCGAGTACGTGTGGAAGAAGACCGACGAGTGGGTCAACTTCCCGTGGTCGGTCGAGCCGCCCGTGGTCAAGCGTGAGGGCCAGGTCCTCGACGCCTGA
- the dcd gene encoding dCTP deaminase codes for MLLSDKDIRAEIDSGRVRIDPFDESMVQPSSIDVRLDRFFRVFENHRYAHIDPATEQPDLTRMVEPEGDEAFILHPGEFVLASTYEVISLPEDIASRLEGKSSLGRLGLVTHSTAGFIDPGFSGHVTLELSNLATLPIKLWPGMKIGQLCMFRLSSPAEFPYGSERYGSRYQGQRGPTASRSFQNFHRTQVRHEA; via the coding sequence GTGCTTCTCTCTGACAAAGACATCCGGGCCGAGATCGACAGCGGACGGGTTCGCATCGACCCGTTCGACGAGTCGATGGTGCAGCCCTCCAGCATCGATGTGCGGCTCGACCGGTTCTTCCGGGTCTTCGAGAACCACCGCTACGCCCACATCGACCCCGCCACCGAGCAGCCGGACCTGACCCGGATGGTCGAGCCCGAGGGGGACGAGGCGTTCATCCTCCACCCCGGCGAGTTCGTCCTCGCCTCGACCTACGAGGTCATCTCGCTGCCCGAGGACATCGCCTCCAGGCTGGAGGGGAAGTCCAGCCTCGGCCGCCTGGGCCTGGTCACGCACTCGACCGCCGGCTTCATCGACCCGGGCTTCTCGGGCCACGTGACCCTGGAGCTGTCGAACCTCGCCACCCTGCCGATCAAGCTGTGGCCGGGGATGAAGATCGGCCAGCTGTGCATGTTCCGGCTCAGCTCCCCCGCCGAGTTCCCGTACGGCAGCGAGCGGTACGGATCGCGGTACCAGGGCCAGCGCGGTCCGACGGCGTCGCGCTCCTTCCAGAACTTCCACCGCACCCAGGTGAGGCACGAGGCATGA
- a CDS encoding nuclease-related domain-containing protein — protein MSNLTVRSWKKHGKDRLYVNLPDGTAVAWADRATKTVTIKVRKHQDEALALLRRHLGDGLTVGPTSSPPREPGFTAPSRQSGQPWHPAPKHRSERPAALPPLSPSEDLARNRPGSRVVAMIAERGPSAVQRLKAKVLRQSSEWDSWYAGLEGERRVGRELERLSAFGWRVLHGIEKSNGGDIDHLLIGPGGVFSVNTKNHKGASVWVGDSMAKVNGGKPRPYAAASQAEADVVRGVLGRYCTFDVPVEPVLVFVGVTSLHRAATQYTVRIYQEREVAALGPLTGKLTPEQVERVYTVARHRRVWLRA, from the coding sequence ATGAGCAATCTGACGGTGCGTTCGTGGAAGAAGCACGGCAAGGACCGGCTCTACGTGAACCTGCCGGACGGAACGGCTGTCGCCTGGGCGGATCGAGCGACGAAGACCGTGACGATCAAGGTCCGGAAGCACCAGGACGAGGCGCTGGCCCTTCTGCGGCGTCACCTCGGGGACGGGCTGACCGTCGGCCCCACCTCTTCGCCTCCTCGTGAACCCGGGTTTACGGCCCCTTCCCGGCAGTCTGGGCAGCCTTGGCACCCCGCCCCGAAGCACCGATCCGAGCGTCCGGCGGCTCTCCCACCCCTCAGTCCCAGCGAGGACTTGGCGAGGAATCGGCCCGGCTCCCGAGTCGTCGCGATGATCGCCGAGAGGGGTCCGTCAGCGGTTCAGCGATTGAAGGCGAAGGTACTGCGGCAGTCATCGGAATGGGACAGCTGGTATGCCGGCCTCGAGGGAGAGCGACGGGTGGGACGCGAGCTGGAACGCCTGTCCGCGTTCGGCTGGCGGGTGCTTCACGGGATCGAGAAGAGCAACGGTGGCGACATCGACCACTTGCTGATCGGCCCCGGCGGCGTGTTCAGCGTCAACACCAAGAACCACAAGGGTGCCTCGGTCTGGGTCGGTGACTCGATGGCCAAAGTCAACGGCGGGAAGCCGCGGCCCTACGCTGCGGCGAGCCAAGCCGAGGCGGACGTGGTGCGGGGGGTGCTGGGGCGGTACTGCACGTTCGATGTGCCCGTCGAGCCGGTCCTGGTCTTCGTCGGCGTCACGTCTCTGCATCGGGCGGCGACGCAGTACACGGTTCGCATCTACCAGGAGCGGGAGGTGGCGGCCCTGGGCCCGCTCACCGGCAAGCTCACCCCGGAGCAGGTGGAGCGGGTGTACACAGTCGCTCGTCACCGACGCGTCTGGCTCCGAGCCTGA
- a CDS encoding Yip1 family protein — MAGFRIGRGRDNNRTPQQPPQQPSRQQPYGQAPGAPQAPYGRQPYPPAGPPPQQQWPQQATGGAGDHGEPEYFDPYGQPHPQAYQQPPHGASYADNPGYTQAFSIGEDPYGQAAPYQGATYQAGATAAPAGPRLPWKELLRGIVMRPGSTFLQMRDYPVWGPALIVTFLYGMLAVFGFDKAREDAIKATLTQAVPIVLSTGVAFVICGLILGGVTHTLARQLGGDGAWQPTVGLSMLVMSITDAPRLLFAVFLGGDNMVVQVLGWATWLAAGALFTSLMSKSHDLPWPKALGASAIQLIALLSIIKLGTI; from the coding sequence GTGGCTGGATTCAGGATCGGACGCGGCCGGGACAACAACCGCACCCCGCAGCAACCCCCGCAACAACCCTCGCGGCAGCAGCCGTACGGGCAGGCGCCAGGCGCGCCGCAGGCCCCGTACGGTCGTCAGCCCTACCCTCCTGCCGGTCCCCCACCGCAGCAGCAGTGGCCGCAGCAGGCCACCGGCGGCGCCGGGGACCACGGCGAGCCCGAGTACTTCGACCCCTACGGTCAACCGCACCCCCAGGCGTACCAGCAGCCCCCGCACGGGGCTTCGTACGCCGACAACCCCGGCTACACCCAGGCCTTCTCGATCGGCGAGGACCCGTACGGCCAGGCCGCGCCCTACCAGGGCGCGACGTACCAGGCCGGCGCCACGGCCGCCCCCGCCGGTCCGCGGCTGCCGTGGAAGGAACTCCTGCGCGGCATCGTGATGCGGCCGGGTTCGACGTTCTTGCAGATGCGCGACTACCCCGTCTGGGGCCCGGCGCTGATCGTGACGTTCCTCTACGGCATGCTCGCGGTCTTCGGCTTCGACAAGGCCCGCGAGGACGCCATCAAGGCCACCCTCACCCAGGCCGTCCCGATCGTCCTCAGCACCGGTGTCGCGTTCGTCATCTGCGGCCTGATCCTGGGCGGCGTCACCCACACCCTCGCCCGCCAGCTGGGCGGCGACGGCGCGTGGCAGCCGACCGTGGGCCTGTCGATGCTGGTCATGTCCATCACCGACGCGCCCCGCCTGCTGTTCGCGGTCTTCCTCGGCGGCGACAACATGGTCGTCCAGGTCCTGGGCTGGGCCACGTGGCTCGCGGCCGGCGCGCTCTTCACCTCGCTGATGAGCAAGTCGCACGACCTGCCCTGGCCGAAGGCGCTCGGCGCGTCCGCGATCCAGCTGATCGCCCTGCTGTCGATCATCAAGCTCGGCACGATCTGA
- a CDS encoding cold-shock protein — MASGTVKWFNAAKGFGFIEQDGGGADVFAHFSNIAAQGFRELLEGQKVTFDIAQGQKGPTAENIVPA, encoded by the coding sequence ATGGCATCTGGCACCGTGAAGTGGTTCAACGCGGCAAAGGGTTTCGGCTTCATCGAGCAGGACGGCGGCGGCGCGGACGTGTTCGCCCACTTCTCTAACATCGCAGCCCAGGGCTTCCGCGAGCTGCTGGAAGGCCAGAAGGTCACCTTCGACATCGCGCAGGGCCAGAAGGGACCGACGGCCGAGAACATCGTTCCCGCCTGA